gaaagcgtatggcctcccagagtaacctctaccttacatacatgctctctcctaaagggcagcactctactctctcctccagctctgctttactcccaccttatttgatagcTATTTAGTgttctattgtgttttacaccacacctctatagactgtaagcttgtttgagcagtgtcctcttcaacctatcattcctgtaagttttcttgtaattgtcctacttatagttaaatcccccctctcataatattgtaaagcgctacggaatctgttggcactatataaatgtcgataataataagaataatataacaTATCCCAATCTAATATCAcaggaaaaacaaaaactgtatatagtgtaatggCATGTCCCCAAGATGCTAGGTTGCATCCATCCATATGTGACTATGTGGAtaatccccattattatttttgaagcatctaaacaaaacataaaatacaatgaaaaataacaaaaagcaaAAACCAATAAGAAACAGAAACCAGACAAGAGGGAAATAATTAGATTAGACCAGCCAAATCAATATCTATGTTTAACCCTGACTGGAGAGTTTTACGATTAAAGATCCATTGTGCTTCTTTTTTTAGCAAGCTCCAATGATctattacctcctctccaatttgtTTCCACCTGGTCTATCCCTATTTCTACAAAATTCTGCCATTGTTAAACTGGACATGTATTACAGTGTCTAGGGACACTGCGATCAGTTTTCTTTTTCCGTATGTTATTAAAATGCAGCCTATGTGTTGTTCTGACGACGTATTGAGCCCCACGTCTGCATTGCAACAGGTAGTCCACATGTGAAGAGGAGCATTGTATAAACTTCTTAATTTTAAATATAAGTACCAATAAAAGCCTACGTAGTACTTTTTTGATGTACACATGTTGAGCAATGACCACAACTATAAAATCCCCCACCTTTGGTTATGCTTGATGTTATCATTCTTTTATTCCTGTTTTTATTCTTACTTTCTGGGAGTAACATTTATGAGCTAATTTACTTTTAAGATTATCTGCTTTCTTGTAAATAATAATTGGATGGTCGGGGATAATTTTGCCTAAAATATCGTCTATTTGAGGATGTGCCAGTTTTTTTTTGAGTACCTTCTCAATCTTTTTAGCATAAACATTATATTGAGTTACAAAGGCATATTCAAATTTATTTTGCTTAACtggctctttatttttattttctataaagagtTCAGATCTATTGCATTTTTTAACTATCATTTCatctctttcatttttttttcacgatcATAACCCTTATTCAAAtatctagttttttttattatctttgatTGTTCTTCAAACACTTTCAGATCCGAACAGTTCCTTCTTATTCTTGTCATTTGTCCCTTAGGGACATTCTCGAGCCATGAGGGATGATGGAAACTTTTACTGTCGATGACCGTGTTacagtttaaatgcaagcttaagctattgtgacaccagatatgagtggtggcactgagcaagtgggcacagtatccactgtgagcctgacacagaagctggcagacaactaactgctattcaatctatttcagtgaacaataaaatttgtttttaaatgcaagcttaagctattgtgacaccagatatgagtggtggcactgggcaagtgggcacagtatccactgtgagcctgacacagaagctggcaggcaggcaactgcaattacattacacagaaaaataaaataaaaaaagcagactgatgttctagccctaaaaagggttttttggggtgctgtccttacagcagagatcagatgagtccttcaggactgtagtggacactgaataccctagcctagctaccCTAGCCTAGATATCCTAGCTATCACTATCAAATGTGCAGCAGCtccactttccctcctctatctaagaatgcagcttcagaattaatctaaaatggatgctgtacaggaggtggggtggtctggaagggagggtctgctgctaattttctggaatgtgtctgctgaccgtgaggcacagggtcaaagtttactcaatgatgacgaataggcgaACGCTATGTTCGcggggaactattcgccagcgaacagttcggtacatcactatagaaGAGTAGACGAAGAAGCAACGCCTGCAGAATGATGTCACTGGAGGTGTGCTTCGGCACTGAGTGAGTCTTGGAGTTcggaaaaaagtaagtaaaaactttttttttcctatttttaataTCAATTAGAGGGCCCTGAATCTACAGATGGAAGAGAACACAATATCATTAGAAACATGTTAGCATTAGTAactctacagtgttccttttaagaAATAATGATACAGCTAACATATCATTTAATGTCATTATCTACCTCTTTCaccagattctttttttttttgttatgtagaAGTGTAAACACAGATATATAGATGGTGAGTCTTTCATCACCATACTTCAATTTTTTTGATACTTAAACCACAACTTCCCATAATTACTGTATAAGAGGACTCATTTTATGCTGAAAAGGATAGACATCTGTGATTACGagaaaataacaacaaaaagaCCAAGAAGCTGCTGAGAAGGtcagaatattattattactgaatataacagaaaaaatatatatataatttattgttgtaaccgtttatttatttttctgtttaagaTGTTTACATTTATGTTGTTGCTGTGTTTGGTGGGGTCTATCTACACTCAGGAGTCtggtaagttaaaaaaacaaactgaggTTATATTTGTAATggtaaatgttttattaatgtaTTACTTTGCTGTTTATTGACTTAAAATTTGCCTTCAGGGGATAATGTTCAGGAAGACTATGAAATCCAAAATAATATAGAACCCTTCCCTCTAAATGATGACACATCTGAAGACCATCTGGAGGATTCTCTGCCTTCTGATAAAATCACAATTGGTGATAAATGTAAATCCTACAAATTTTATAACAGTCATCTTACCTTTAGTGCTGCTCAGGTTGGTGTTTTCATTTGTTTGTGTTGATTTCACACATTTTCAGTGGATTGCTTTTTTAGTtgcatctataaatatatatgcctGTTGCCTGTGATTGGCCGAGGATGAGCTACTTTCAACTATAATCATAGACATGTATCGCAAATATGACTTAGCTTTGTAGAGCTTCTGATGATGCCTGGATCATAAAACAAATCATTATTGCTATatcatttataaacatttgtACGCAGCAAATAACTATTGAGATTAATTCAATTGATGTCTGCCGTTTAAGGGTACATAACCGCAATTAAGTAATAGGGCATGATTATATCCTTGATGCACTCATTCATTAACTTTAGATATACCATATAACGggagtttatttgtattttatttgtttgaatgcttaaaaaaataaagttgtacGTTGCATCTTTGGATATAATGTGTCACTATTCTTGCTCAATCCAATAAATTCTAATCCTGGGTATATCTCTATCTACATTGTGTTCCATAGGGAATCTGTAGACGGTATGGTGGGAATCTCTGTTCAATTCACAGCGCAAGGACCAACAGATGTGTTTCGAATCTGGTGAGGAGAGCAAACAGAAGTGTAACATTGGTCTGGATTGGTGTGAGGAACTATGGAGGAGTAAGTATAATTTTATTCCATctttaacatattaaaaaattatttcagcatgagaacattttttttctgtgtaactgATTGTTTCAAATACTATTGGAGATTATTAGAATTAATACTGTTTGTCCTGTGCAAAAATACTGACTTGTACTTGTTGCAATCCATTTCTTGCAATTGTTGCACAGTTTttatgtacagtgagggaaaaaagtatttgatcccctgctgattttgaacgtttgcccactgacaaagaaatgatcagtctataattttaatggtaggtatattttaacggtgagagacagaataacaaaaaaaaatccagaaaaacgcatgtcaaaagttattctgtctcttactgttaaaatacacctaccattaaaattttagactgatcatttctttgtcagtgggcaaacgtttaaaATCAACAGGGGATCAAAAACGTTTTTCCCTTACTGTACATGCTCTTCTCACTCCTACAAAACTACCAGATTTGCACCAATTGGACTGCTCTAATTTGGTTCAAATATTGATTTAATTCAAATTAATTTTACTATATTGCTCAGGTCAATATATGTTATAGCTGTGTATTTATCAAactagtccaaaaaaaaaaaaaatcaacattttcaTAGCAGTTGTCATATTCCCAGAGACCTGGAATCGGCATATAGCTCACCAGCCAAGTCTATTAGCCTATCATATAATTTATCAGACCAGCACTTACAAACACCTTTTAcagatttttatatacatatgctCAATCGCCTTAAACAATTAACTTACCACACGCTCACACTACGACAGAGGCACGCTTATTTACATACACTTTTACGCTAAattacacacactgacgcacagtaaataacacacacatacacacacaataatttacacacaatctcactaaatTGTTATCACACTTATTTGCATACACTTTTACGctaaattacacacatacacactcacactaaatTGTTATCACACTTATTCACATACACTTTTATGCTAAATTACCCACATTGACACACAGtaaataacacacatacacactcactaatttacaaacagtcacactaaatatcaaacttatttacacacacactcacactgaattacacacatacacacactagtcgACATTGTAGAGACTATGTCTCTATATAGTACTGGATGTTCTCAAATGTATTTTTGCCCTTTTAGGCCATTAACTGTGAATACATTTTAGAAAAGAACAATTTTTAGGTGTGCaggttgtataatttttttttttgcaattctttTCAGAATTCTCCATTCAGAAATGTAGATGGCACTCGACTGGACTACACCAACTGGGGATGTGGGCTATCTTCCAGTATTAGTAGGTGCGCTGCCCTCAATATTCACAGTAAGTGAAAAAAGGTCTTGGCCTTGCTTTAGTTTTTAGCTATTAGTATAAAAACACTGAACTTTAAATTCTTCGGTCCTATTACTATAACAGTATAAGTATACAGACACAAGTATCTGCTGCTACCTGCTGCGTGCAATTTGGTTCTTGTGGAATCAATTGAATGCAACCTTAACTAGGGCCTCTGTATAAATTTTCTGTAAAAATAGAGGTCGTCTCTGTCGATTGAGTAATTACTGTCGTGGATGTCATACACTCAGCTACCAAACACTGTTTATAATAAAATGGCCTGAATCTGAAAACGTGTATCATTTTTCTGCACTCATACAGTGATCAGTTTGGTCTCTGTTAATGAAATATGAGTTGACCttgttattcacacatttgtggaCGACATGTTCACTTTAAAAGTGATTTGTAATCATTGTGTCTCACACAGCAATCATTGTAATCATTGTGTCTCCCCAAAATAATTCCCAAGTAGGATAACACTGTCTGTCATAGATTACAGAGAATACCAGGTGAAGGGTACACATGTATGGATCTTCTAACCACCTAGCTCTGGTGATATGTTTTTTTATAAGTTAAAGCACAAATTAAGAAAATTTCTACATGCTACAATATAATATGCTCTAATAGATACTGCAAAACCCCttctaatattttctttttttttctttttttatagctGGACAATGGCACACTTTCCATTGTGGGATACGTTTTCCATTTGTTTGCACCTACTAGCAATTTGGTTAACCTGCAACCTGCAACACCTTTCACTCTTTATGGGCATTCCAGACCCAGCTTAATATGCATTTGTAAACATATTTTCAATAAAGTTTGAAGCAAAATGTGTATAATgtgctttgtgtgtctttgtatgtgttgtATAATGTTGAGTATTTTAATTTCCTGTTGATAGTAATATAAAATCTAAAACTTTGTAAGGGAGCTTGAATTCTTACATGTGTTAATGTCTCAATAGCTTACTTTGTTTCACTTTGGCATAAAGAAATTAACCATTACTATTACCTCTCTAAAATGTGATGGAACTGTAGCACCTTTTATAACGAGGAACCTCACTACAGTGAGAAGTACATTGCTGTACATACTGCTGCAATGACTGAAGATACAGTATAGTACCCAGTTACGTAGGAACCACTCTTGGCAAGGAATTCTATATTTTACAGTTCATAACATCTTGAAGACAGGCACACATTaatccttttttccctttttaccttaaatgatcactatagtgttGAATTGTAAAAATTTGGGTGAATTAGGCAAGTTGGAAAAACAGCAAGTTTCTTTGACCTAAAAGTACAGTACAATTTACTTTTCGGTAGGACAATTCAGTGTAAGCAAGTAAatggggttactccaaccaaaaaaaaaataattttaataaacactggttttggttagcATAACCTTTTCTATCCTGTTCTCCTCCACCcaacttgaaaaataaaataaaaatacaaaaacccctGTTCAGGGCCTGGGGAGTTAACACAATGCTAAGCATACaaaggcacatgtatgagtgtgggtatggatgcttgtgattggttgtgtatgcgGGTGTGGGTGCGGTTATGTGTTGGGTGAGTGGTgtgggatcatcttacctcagtgccttttcatttctgagagtcaaatagaaccgtcaaatactgtgcttacagcgcagttttaaaaattctaatttttttgctgctaaatagtacatttgcggcctgcagtgcacttcatttctgagagtcaaataaaactgtcaaatacacatagaaacatagaaacatagaatgtgacagcagataagaaccattcggcccatctagtctgcccaattttctaaatactttcattagtccctggccttatcttatagttaggatagccttatgcctatcccacgcatgcttaaactcctttactgtgttaacctctaccacttcagctggaaagctattgcatgcatccactaccctctcagtaaagtaatacttcctgatattatttttaaacctttgtccgtctaatttaagactatgtcctcttgtggtagtttttcttcttttaaatatagtctcctcctttactgtgttgattccctttatgtatttaaatgtttctatcatatcccccctgtctcgtctttcctccaagctatactgtGCTTATAGCGCATTGTTAAACATTCAAattatttaggtgctaaaaagtcaatttggtgcctgcacttcatatctgagagtcaaatagaaccgtcaaatactgtgcttatgtTGCAGTTTAAAACATTCAAATTCtctaggtgctaaaaagtcaatttggtgcatgcagttcatatctgagagtcaaatagagccgtcaaatactgtggttacagcgcatttttaaacatttaaattatttaggtgctaaattgtacatttggggcctgcacttcatatctgagagtcaaatagaaccgtcaaatactatgcttgcagcgcagttttaaaaattcaaatttttgggcttctaaatagtacatttacggcctgcggtgcactttatttctgagagtcaaatagaaccatcaaatactgtgcttgcagcgcagttttaaaaattcaaatttttgggcttctaaatagtacatttacggcctgcggtgcactttatttctgagagtcaaatagaaccatcaaatactgtgcttacagcgcagttttaaaaattctaatttttttgctgctaaatagtacatttgcggcctgctgtgcacttcatttctgagactcaaatagaaccgtcaaatactacgcttacagcgcagttttaaaaattctaatttttttgctcctaaatagtacatttgcggcctgcagtgcacttcatttctgagagtcaaatagaaccatcaaatactgtgcttacagtgcagttttaaaaattcgatttttttgctgttaaatagtacatttgcggcctgctgtgcacttcatttctgagactcaaatagaaccgtcaaatactgtacttagattgcagttttaaacattctaattctgtaggtgctaaaaagtcaatttggtgcctgcagttcaaatctgagagtcaaatagaaccgtcaaatactgtgcttacagcgcagatttaaaaattcaaatttgtttgctgctaaatagtacatttgcggcctgtggtgcacttcatttctgagagtcaaatagaaccgtcaaatactgtgcttactgcgcagttttaaaaattcaaatttgtttgctgctaaatagtacatttgcggcctgcggtgcacttcatttctgagagtcaaatagaacaatcaaatactgtgcttacagcacattgttaaacattcaaattctttaggtgctaaatagtacatttggggcctgcacttcatatctgagagtcaaacagaaccgtaaaatactgtggttacagcgcatttttaaacatttgaattatttaggtgct
The DNA window shown above is from Pelobates fuscus isolate aPelFus1 chromosome 10, aPelFus1.pri, whole genome shotgun sequence and carries:
- the LOC134575028 gene encoding eosinophil granule major basic protein 1-like, with the protein product MFTFMLLLCLVGSIYTQESGDNVQEDYEIQNNIEPFPLNDDTSEDHLEDSLPSDKITIGDKCKSYKFYNSHLTFSAAQGICRRYGGNLCSIHSARTNRCVSNLVRRANRSVTLVWIGVRNYGGNSPFRNVDGTRLDYTNWGCGLSSSISRCAALNIHTGQWHTFHCGIRFPFVCTY